The Kosakonia sacchari SP1 genome includes a window with the following:
- the ppk1 gene encoding polyphosphate kinase 1, giving the protein MGQEKLYLEKELSWLCFNERVLQEAADKSNPLIERMRFLGIYSNNLDEFYKVRFAELKRRLIISEEQGVTTNSRHLLGKIQSRVLKADQEFDSLYNDLLLEMARNQIFLINERQLSQNQQSWLRNYFKQYLRQHITPTLINRETNLVRFLKDDYTYLAVEIIRGDEIRYALLEIPSDKVPRFVNLPPETPRRRKPMILLDNILRYCLDDIFKGFFDYDALNAYSMKMTRDAEYDLVHEMESSLMELMSSSLKQRLTAEPVRFVYQRDMPDAMVEMLREKLTISRYDSIIPGGRYHNFKDFIGFPNVGKANLVNKPMPRLRHIGFDKFRNGFDAIRERDVLLYYPYHTFEHVLELLRQASFDPSVLAIKINIYRVAKDSRIIDSMIHAAHNGKKVTVVVELQARFDEEANIHWAKRLTEAGVQVIFSAPGLKIHAKLFLISRMEGEEIVRYAHIGTGNFNEKTARLYTDYSLITADARITNEVRRVFNFIENPYRPVSFDYLLVSPQNSRRLLYDMIDTEIANAQEGKPSGITLKLNNLVDKGLVDRLYTASSSGVPVNLLVRGMCSLIPQLEGISENIRVTSIVDRYLEHDRIYIFENGGDKRVYLSSADWMTRNIDYRIEVAAPLLDPRLKQRVLDIIDLLLSDTVKARYIDKELSNRYVPRGNRRKVRAQLAIYDYIKSLEQPD; this is encoded by the coding sequence ATGGGTCAGGAAAAGTTATATCTCGAAAAAGAACTAAGCTGGTTGTGCTTCAATGAACGTGTTCTCCAGGAAGCCGCCGACAAAAGTAACCCGCTTATCGAACGCATGCGTTTTTTGGGGATCTATTCCAACAACCTCGACGAATTTTATAAAGTCCGTTTTGCTGAACTGAAACGCCGCTTAATCATTAGCGAAGAGCAAGGCGTTACCACGAATTCCCGCCATCTGCTGGGCAAGATCCAATCCCGCGTACTGAAAGCCGATCAGGAGTTCGACAGCCTGTACAACGACCTGCTGCTGGAAATGGCGCGTAATCAAATTTTCCTGATTAACGAACGTCAGCTTTCGCAAAACCAGCAGAGCTGGCTACGCAATTACTTCAAACAATATTTGCGCCAGCACATTACCCCGACGCTGATTAACCGCGAAACCAACCTGGTACGCTTCTTAAAAGATGATTACACCTACCTGGCGGTAGAAATTATTCGCGGCGACGAAATCCGTTACGCGCTGCTGGAGATCCCATCAGATAAAGTACCGCGCTTTGTTAACCTGCCGCCGGAAACGCCGCGCCGTCGCAAGCCGATGATTCTGCTGGATAACATTCTGCGTTACTGCCTGGATGATATCTTTAAAGGCTTCTTCGATTATGACGCGCTAAACGCCTACTCAATGAAAATGACCCGTGACGCCGAATATGACCTGGTGCACGAAATGGAATCGAGCCTGATGGAGCTGATGTCCTCCAGCCTGAAACAGCGTCTGACCGCCGAGCCGGTGCGTTTTGTTTATCAGCGCGATATGCCCGATGCCATGGTCGAGATGCTGCGTGAAAAGCTGACCATCTCCCGTTATGACTCCATTATTCCCGGCGGGCGTTACCACAACTTCAAAGACTTTATTGGTTTTCCGAATGTCGGCAAAGCCAACCTCGTCAACAAACCGATGCCGCGTCTGCGCCACATTGGGTTTGATAAGTTCCGCAACGGTTTTGACGCCATTCGTGAACGCGATGTGCTGCTCTATTATCCGTACCACACCTTTGAACACGTGCTGGAGCTGCTACGCCAGGCGTCGTTCGACCCAAGCGTGCTGGCGATCAAAATCAACATTTACCGCGTGGCGAAAGATTCGCGCATCATCGATTCGATGATCCACGCGGCGCATAACGGTAAAAAAGTCACCGTGGTGGTGGAGTTGCAGGCGCGTTTCGACGAAGAAGCCAACATCCACTGGGCGAAGCGGCTGACGGAAGCGGGCGTGCAGGTGATCTTCTCGGCGCCGGGCTTAAAAATTCACGCCAAACTGTTCCTCATCTCCCGTATGGAAGGGGAAGAGATCGTGCGCTATGCGCACATCGGTACCGGTAACTTTAACGAAAAAACCGCGCGGCTTTACACGGACTACTCGCTGATCACCGCTGACGCGCGCATCACCAATGAAGTGCGCCGGGTATTCAACTTTATCGAAAACCCCTATCGCCCGGTGAGTTTCGATTATTTGCTGGTGTCGCCGCAGAACTCGCGCCGCCTGCTGTACGACATGATCGACACGGAGATCGCTAACGCGCAGGAAGGTAAACCTTCTGGCATTACGCTGAAGCTGAATAACCTTGTCGATAAAGGGCTGGTGGACAGACTCTATACCGCCTCAAGTTCCGGCGTGCCGGTGAACCTGCTGGTGCGCGGCATGTGTTCACTTATTCCGCAACTGGAAGGTATCAGCGAAAATATTCGTGTCACCAGTATCGTTGATCGTTATCTTGAGCACGATCGCATCTATATTTTTGAGAACGGCGGCGATAAACGCGTTTATCTCTCCTCTGCAGACTGGATGACACGTAACATCGATTACCGTATCGAAGTGGCCGCACCGCTGCTCGATCCGCGCCTTAAACAGCGCGTTCTGGATATCATTGATTTGCTTTTAAGTGATACCGTGAAAGCGAGGTACATCGATAAAGAACTGAGTAATCGCTATGTGCCGCGCGGCAACCGTCGTAAAGTGCGCGCACAACTGGCGATTTACGACTACATCAAATCACTCGAACAGCCCGACTAA
- the purN gene encoding phosphoribosylglycinamide formyltransferase — protein sequence MKNIVVLISGNGSNLQAIIDACKQKKINGTLRAVFSNKADAFGLERAREANIPAHALSADQFASRDAFDRELMQEIDAYAPDVVVLAGYMRILSPAFVAHYAGRLLNIHPSLLPKYPGLHTHRQVLENGDEEHGTSVHFVTDELDGGPVILQAKVPVFEGDTEEEITERVQSQEHAIYPLVVNWFVDGRLKMDSNSAWLDGVRLPPEGYAADE from the coding sequence ATGAAAAACATCGTGGTGCTGATTTCCGGCAACGGAAGCAATTTGCAGGCAATTATCGACGCCTGTAAACAGAAGAAAATCAACGGCACCCTGCGGGCAGTATTCAGTAATAAGGCCGATGCGTTCGGCCTTGAACGTGCGCGGGAAGCCAATATTCCCGCTCATGCGCTGAGCGCAGATCAGTTCGCCAGCCGCGATGCGTTTGACCGCGAGCTGATGCAGGAAATCGACGCCTACGCCCCGGATGTGGTCGTGCTGGCGGGTTATATGCGTATCCTCAGCCCGGCGTTTGTCGCGCACTACGCCGGACGTCTGCTGAATATCCACCCTTCCCTGCTGCCGAAATATCCCGGCCTGCACACGCACCGCCAGGTGCTGGAAAACGGTGATGAAGAACATGGCACCAGCGTGCATTTTGTTACCGATGAGCTGGACGGCGGCCCGGTGATTTTGCAAGCCAAAGTGCCGGTGTTTGAAGGTGATACGGAAGAAGAGATCACCGAGCGCGTGCAGTCGCAGGAACATGCGATTTACCCGCTGGTGGTCAACTGGTTTGTTGACGGTCGCCTGAAAATGGACAGCAACAGCGCGTGGCTGGATGGTGTGCGCTTACCGCCTGAAGGCTATGCGGCCGACGAATAA
- the purM gene encoding phosphoribosylformylglycinamidine cyclo-ligase, translating to MTDKTSLSYKDAGVDIDAGNALVDRIKGVVKKTRRPEVMGGLGGFGALCALPQKYREPVLVSGTDGVGTKLRLAMDLKRHDTIGIDLVAMCVNDLVVQGAEPLFFLDYYATGKLDVDTAASVINGIAEGCLQSGCALVGGETAEMPGMYHGEDYDVAGFCVGVVEKSEIIDGSKVADGDVLVALASSGPHSNGYSLVRKVLEVSGTDPLTTQLEGKPLADHLLEPTRIYVKSVLELIENVDVHAIAHLTGGGFWENIPRVLPDNTQAVINESSWQWPAVFNWLQNAGNVSRHEMYRTFNCGVGMVIALPAAEADKAITLLNAKGENAWKIGIINASDSSERVVIE from the coding sequence GTGACCGATAAAACCTCTCTCAGCTATAAAGATGCCGGTGTTGATATCGACGCGGGTAATGCTCTGGTTGACCGAATCAAAGGCGTGGTGAAGAAAACCCGTCGCCCGGAAGTGATGGGCGGTTTGGGCGGCTTCGGTGCGCTGTGCGCGCTGCCGCAAAAATATCGTGAGCCAGTACTGGTTTCCGGCACTGACGGCGTGGGCACAAAACTGCGCCTGGCAATGGATCTGAAACGTCACGACACCATCGGTATCGACCTGGTGGCAATGTGCGTTAACGATCTGGTGGTTCAAGGCGCTGAGCCGCTGTTCTTCCTCGACTATTACGCGACCGGCAAGCTGGATGTCGATACCGCCGCCAGCGTGATCAACGGCATCGCCGAAGGCTGTCTGCAATCTGGCTGTGCGCTGGTTGGCGGCGAAACAGCGGAAATGCCGGGCATGTATCACGGTGAAGATTACGATGTCGCCGGTTTCTGCGTCGGTGTGGTAGAAAAATCAGAAATCATCGACGGCTCGAAAGTGGCTGACGGCGATGTGCTGGTCGCCCTGGCGTCCAGCGGCCCGCACTCCAACGGCTATTCGCTGGTGCGTAAAGTGCTCGAAGTGAGCGGCACCGATCCGCTGACTACGCAGCTTGAAGGCAAACCGCTGGCCGATCACCTGCTGGAGCCGACTCGTATTTACGTCAAATCCGTGCTGGAGCTGATTGAAAACGTTGATGTCCACGCCATCGCCCACCTGACCGGCGGTGGTTTCTGGGAAAACATTCCGCGCGTACTGCCGGATAACACCCAGGCGGTAATCAATGAATCCTCCTGGCAGTGGCCGGCCGTGTTTAACTGGCTGCAAAACGCCGGGAACGTGAGCCGCCATGAAATGTACCGCACCTTTAACTGCGGCGTCGGCATGGTGATTGCGCTTCCTGCGGCTGAAGCCGATAAAGCCATCACGCTGCTGAATGCGAAAGGTGAAAACGCGTGGAAAATCGGTATCATCAACGCATCCGATTCCAGTGAGCGTGTGGTTATTGAATGA
- the upp gene encoding uracil phosphoribosyltransferase, translating into MKVVEVKHPLVKHKLGLMRENDISTKRFRELASEVGSLLTYEATADLETEKVTIEGWNGPVQVDQIKGKKITVVPILRAGLGMMEGVLEHVPSARISVVGIYRNEETLEPVPYFQKLVSNIDERMALVVDPMLATGGSMIATIDLLKNAGCHSIKVLVLVAAPEGLAALEKAHPDVELYTASIDQGLNEHGYIIPGLGDAGDKIFGTK; encoded by the coding sequence ATGAAGGTCGTGGAAGTAAAACACCCACTCGTCAAACACAAGCTGGGCCTGATGCGAGAGAATGACATCAGCACCAAACGCTTTCGTGAACTCGCCTCAGAAGTGGGCAGCCTGCTGACCTATGAAGCAACGGCCGATCTGGAAACTGAAAAAGTGACCATCGAAGGCTGGAACGGCCCGGTACAGGTTGATCAAATTAAAGGTAAGAAAATCACCGTGGTGCCGATCCTGCGCGCAGGTCTGGGCATGATGGAAGGTGTGCTGGAGCACGTACCGAGCGCGCGCATCAGTGTGGTGGGTATCTACCGTAATGAAGAGACGCTGGAGCCGGTACCGTACTTCCAGAAACTGGTATCCAATATCGACGAGCGCATGGCGCTGGTTGTTGACCCGATGCTGGCGACCGGTGGTTCGATGATCGCGACCATCGACCTGCTGAAAAACGCCGGTTGCCACAGTATTAAAGTGCTGGTGCTGGTTGCCGCGCCGGAAGGTCTGGCGGCGCTGGAAAAAGCGCACCCGGACGTTGAGCTGTACACCGCGTCGATTGACCAGGGGCTGAATGAGCACGGATACATTATTCCGGGCCTCGGCGACGCCGGCGACAAAATCTTTGGTACGAAATAA
- the uraA gene encoding uracil permease — translation MTRRAIGVSERPPLLQTIPLSLQHLFAMFGATVLVPILFHINPATVLLFNGIGTLLYIFICKGKIPAYLGSSFAFISPVLLLLPLGYEVALGGFIMCGVLFCIVSFIVKKAGTGWLDVMFPPAAMGAIVAVIGLELAGVAANMAGLLPAEGQSADSKTVIISLVTLGVTVFGSVLFRGFMAIIPILIGVLAGYALSFAMGVVDTTPIAQAHWFALPTFYTPRFEWFAIFTILPAALVVIAEHVGHLVVTANIVKRDLIRDPGLHRSMFANGLSTIISGFFGSTPNTTYGENIGVMAITRVYSTWVIGGAAIIAILLSCVGKLAAAIQIIPVPVMGGVSLLLYGVIGASGIRVLIESKVDYSKAQNLILTSVILIIGVSGAKVHIGAAELKGMALATIVGVGLSLIFKLISVLRPEEVVLDAPEDDAAKS, via the coding sequence ATGACGCGCCGTGCTATCGGGGTAAGTGAAAGACCGCCGCTTTTGCAGACCATCCCGCTTAGTTTACAGCATCTGTTCGCCATGTTCGGCGCAACGGTGCTGGTGCCAATCCTGTTCCACATTAACCCGGCCACCGTGCTGCTGTTTAATGGTATCGGGACACTGCTCTATATCTTTATTTGTAAAGGGAAAATCCCGGCCTATTTAGGTTCCAGCTTTGCGTTTATTTCCCCGGTGCTGCTGTTGCTGCCGCTGGGCTACGAAGTGGCGCTCGGTGGGTTTATTATGTGCGGCGTGCTGTTCTGCATCGTCTCGTTCATTGTGAAAAAAGCGGGTACTGGCTGGCTGGATGTGATGTTCCCGCCTGCGGCGATGGGCGCAATCGTTGCCGTCATCGGTCTGGAACTGGCGGGCGTCGCGGCGAACATGGCCGGTCTGCTGCCAGCGGAAGGGCAGTCTGCGGATTCCAAAACCGTGATCATCTCGCTGGTGACACTGGGCGTGACGGTGTTTGGCTCGGTGCTGTTCCGTGGTTTTATGGCGATTATCCCGATCCTGATTGGTGTACTGGCGGGCTACGCACTCTCCTTCGCGATGGGCGTTGTCGATACCACGCCGATTGCCCAGGCGCACTGGTTCGCACTGCCAACGTTTTATACGCCGCGTTTTGAGTGGTTTGCCATTTTCACCATTCTGCCTGCGGCGCTGGTGGTCATTGCCGAGCACGTCGGTCATCTGGTGGTGACGGCGAATATCGTCAAAAGAGATCTGATTCGCGATCCGGGCTTGCACCGCTCCATGTTTGCCAACGGCCTTTCAACCATCATCTCTGGTTTCTTCGGCTCCACGCCGAACACTACCTACGGTGAGAACATCGGCGTGATGGCGATTACCCGTGTCTACAGCACCTGGGTGATTGGCGGTGCGGCGATTATCGCCATTCTGCTCTCCTGTGTGGGTAAGCTCGCGGCGGCTATCCAGATTATCCCGGTGCCGGTAATGGGCGGTGTTTCCCTGCTGCTGTACGGGGTAATCGGCGCTTCCGGGATCCGCGTGCTGATTGAATCCAAAGTGGATTACAGCAAAGCGCAAAACCTGATCCTGACCTCCGTTATCCTGATTATTGGTGTCAGCGGCGCGAAGGTGCACATTGGTGCCGCCGAGCTGAAAGGCATGGCGCTGGCGACGATCGTCGGTGTGGGTCTGAGCCTGATCTTTAAGCTGATTAGCGTACTGCGCCCGGAAGAAGTGGTGCTGGACGCGCCAGAAGATGACGCGGCGAAGTCATAA
- a CDS encoding DnaA inactivator Hda, which translates to MNTPAQLSLPLYLPDDETFASFWPGDNPSLLAALQNVLRQAHSGYIYFWSREGAGRSHLLHAACAELSQRGDAVGYVPLDKRTWFVPEVLDGMEQLSLVCIDNIECVAGDEPWEMAIFNLYNRILEQGKTRLLITGDRPPRQLNLGLPDLASRLDWGQIYKLQPLSDEDKLQALQLRARIRGFELPEDVGRFLLKRLDREMRTLFDTLDELDRASITAQRKLTIPFVKEILKL; encoded by the coding sequence CTGAACACGCCGGCACAGCTCTCCCTGCCATTGTATTTACCCGATGATGAAACCTTTGCGAGTTTCTGGCCGGGTGATAACCCCTCTTTACTGGCGGCACTGCAAAACGTTCTGCGCCAGGCGCACAGCGGATACATCTATTTCTGGTCGCGTGAAGGCGCGGGGCGCAGCCATTTGCTGCATGCCGCGTGTGCCGAACTCTCCCAGCGCGGTGATGCCGTTGGTTATGTGCCGCTTGATAAGCGTACCTGGTTTGTACCGGAAGTGCTGGATGGGATGGAGCAACTCTCGCTGGTGTGTATCGACAATATCGAATGCGTGGCCGGTGACGAGCCGTGGGAAATGGCGATTTTCAACCTCTACAACCGCATTCTGGAACAGGGCAAAACCCGCTTGCTGATAACCGGCGACAGACCGCCGCGCCAGCTTAACCTGGGGTTGCCGGATCTGGCCTCACGGCTGGACTGGGGGCAAATCTACAAGCTGCAACCGCTCTCCGACGAAGACAAATTACAGGCCTTACAGCTTCGTGCGCGGATCCGTGGGTTTGAGCTGCCGGAAGATGTGGGGCGGTTTTTGTTAAAGCGGCTGGACAGAGAAATGCGCACATTGTTCGATACGCTGGATGAACTGGATCGCGCGTCGATCACCGCCCAGCGCAAGCTGACTATTCCGTTCGTCAAAGAGATCCTCAAACTCTGA
- the arsC gene encoding arsenate reductase (glutaredoxin) (This arsenate reductase requires both glutathione and glutaredoxin to convert arsenate to arsenite, after which the efflux transporter formed by ArsA and ArsB can extrude the arsenite from the cell, providing resistance.): MSETVKIYHNPRCSKSRETLALLKENGVEPDVVLYLETPPDAATVQKLLKMLGMSSARELMRSKEDLYKELQLSDSALTEAQLVQALVDNPKLLERPIVVSHGKARIGRPPEQVLEIL, translated from the coding sequence ATGTCAGAGACGGTGAAGATTTACCATAACCCACGCTGCTCAAAGAGCCGCGAAACGCTGGCGCTGCTGAAAGAGAACGGTGTGGAGCCAGACGTGGTGCTCTACCTCGAGACGCCGCCGGACGCGGCGACGGTGCAAAAGCTGCTGAAAATGCTCGGCATGTCCAGCGCGCGCGAGCTGATGCGCAGTAAAGAAGATCTCTACAAAGAATTACAGCTTAGTGATAGCGCACTGACGGAAGCGCAACTGGTGCAGGCACTGGTGGATAATCCGAAACTGCTTGAACGCCCGATTGTCGTTAGCCACGGCAAAGCACGAATCGGTCGCCCGCCGGAGCAGGTGCTGGAGATTTTGTAG
- the bepA gene encoding beta-barrel assembly-enhancing protease has product MFRQLKRTLVATLIAALSAGSIVPTWADSLDSTLPDMGTSAGSTLSIGQEMQMGDYYVRQLRGSAPLINDPLLVQYINSLGMRLVAHADSVKTPFHFYLVNNDEINAFAFFGGNVVLHSALFRYTDNESQLASVMAHEISHVTQRHLARAMEDQKRNAPLTWAGVLGSILLAMANPQAGMGALTGTLAGTQQGLISFTQQNEQEADRIGIQVLQRAGFDPQAMPTFLEKLLDQSRYSTRPPEILLTHPLPESRLSDARNRANQMRPVVVQSSEEFYMAKARTLGMYNSGRNQLTSDLLDGWSKGNVREQRAAQYGRALQAMEAKNYAEAAKTLQPLLSASPNNAWYLDLATDIDLGQNKSADAIKRLNAASELKTNPVLQLNLANAYLEGGQPAEAARILNRYTFTYKEDVNGWDLLAQAEAALNNRDQELAARAEGLALVGKLDQAITLLSSASSQVKLGSLQQARYDARIDQLRELQQRFKPYQKM; this is encoded by the coding sequence ATGTTCAGGCAGTTGAAACGAACGCTGGTCGCAACCCTGATTGCCGCACTCAGTGCAGGTAGCATCGTCCCGACGTGGGCAGATTCATTAGACAGCACGCTGCCGGATATGGGCACCTCGGCGGGAAGCACGCTCTCCATTGGTCAGGAGATGCAGATGGGCGACTATTACGTTCGCCAGCTTCGCGGCAGCGCGCCGCTGATTAATGATCCGCTGCTGGTGCAGTACATTAATTCCCTCGGTATGCGTCTGGTGGCGCACGCGGATTCGGTCAAAACCCCTTTCCACTTCTATCTCGTCAATAACGACGAAATCAACGCCTTCGCCTTTTTTGGCGGCAATGTGGTGCTGCACTCCGCGCTGTTCCGCTATACGGATAACGAAAGCCAACTGGCTTCGGTGATGGCGCACGAAATTTCCCACGTCACCCAGCGCCACCTGGCGCGCGCGATGGAAGACCAAAAACGCAACGCGCCACTGACCTGGGCGGGCGTGCTGGGTTCCATTTTGCTGGCGATGGCTAACCCGCAAGCCGGGATGGGCGCGCTCACCGGCACGCTGGCCGGTACACAGCAAGGGCTTATCAGCTTTACCCAGCAGAACGAACAGGAAGCGGATCGCATTGGTATTCAGGTGCTGCAACGCGCCGGGTTTGACCCACAAGCTATGCCGACCTTCCTCGAAAAACTGCTGGATCAGTCGCGCTACTCCACGCGCCCGCCGGAAATTCTGCTGACGCACCCGTTACCGGAAAGCCGCTTGTCAGATGCGCGCAACCGCGCCAACCAGATGCGTCCGGTGGTGGTGCAATCATCCGAAGAGTTCTATATGGCGAAAGCGCGTACGCTTGGCATGTACAACTCCGGGCGTAACCAGCTCACCAGCGATCTGCTGGATGGCTGGTCGAAAGGTAATGTGCGTGAACAACGCGCGGCGCAATATGGCAGGGCGTTACAGGCAATGGAAGCGAAAAATTACGCCGAGGCGGCAAAAACCTTGCAACCGCTGCTGAGCGCCAGCCCGAATAATGCCTGGTATCTCGACCTGGCGACCGATATCGATTTAGGGCAGAACAAAAGCGCGGACGCCATTAAACGCCTCAATGCTGCCAGCGAACTGAAAACCAACCCGGTGCTGCAACTCAACCTGGCGAACGCTTACCTGGAAGGCGGTCAGCCCGCTGAAGCCGCGCGCATTCTTAACCGTTACACCTTTACGTATAAAGAGGATGTCAACGGCTGGGATTTACTGGCGCAGGCAGAAGCGGCGCTGAATAACCGCGATCAGGAGCTGGCCGCGCGTGCCGAAGGGTTAGCGCTGGTGGGCAAGCTGGATCAGGCGATCACCTTGCTGAGTAGCGCCAGTTCGCAGGTGAAACTCGGCAGCCTGCAACAGGCACGTTACGATGCGCGAATTGACCAGTTACGCGAGTTGCAGCAACGGTTCAAGCCGTACCAGAAAATGTAA
- a CDS encoding AI-2E family transporter encodes MLEMLMQWYRRRFSDPEAIALLVILLAGFCILFFFSGLLAPLLVALVIAYLLEWPTARLQRIGCSRTWAATIVLVLFVGILLVMAFVVMPVAWQQGIYLIRDMPGMLSKLSDFAATLPRRYPALMDAGIIDAMAENMRSRMLTMGDSVVKYSLASLVGLLTLAVYLVLVPLMVFFLVKDKEQMLNAVRRVLPRNRGLAGQVWKEMNQQITNYIRGKVLEMIVVGVATWIGFILFGLNYSLLLAVLVGFSVLIPYIGAFVVTIPVVGVALFQFGLGTEFWSCFAVYLIIQGLDGNLLVPVLFSEAVNLHPLVIILSVIIFGGLWGFWGVFFAIPLATLIQAVIHAWPDSPPVSEE; translated from the coding sequence ATGCTCGAAATGTTAATGCAGTGGTATCGCCGCCGCTTCAGCGATCCGGAGGCGATTGCGCTGCTGGTCATTCTGCTCGCGGGGTTCTGTATTCTCTTCTTCTTCAGCGGCCTTCTTGCGCCGCTGCTGGTAGCGCTGGTGATCGCTTACCTGCTTGAGTGGCCTACTGCACGTCTGCAACGTATCGGCTGTTCGCGTACCTGGGCTGCCACCATCGTTCTGGTGCTGTTTGTCGGCATCCTGCTGGTGATGGCGTTTGTGGTGATGCCGGTTGCCTGGCAGCAAGGGATTTACCTGATCCGCGATATGCCCGGCATGTTAAGCAAACTCTCTGATTTTGCCGCCACCTTACCGCGCCGCTACCCGGCGTTAATGGATGCGGGGATCATCGATGCGATGGCGGAAAACATGCGCTCCCGTATGCTCACAATGGGCGATTCCGTGGTGAAATATTCGCTCGCCTCGCTGGTCGGGCTGTTGACGCTGGCGGTCTATCTGGTGCTGGTGCCGCTGATGGTTTTCTTCCTGGTAAAAGATAAAGAGCAGATGCTCAACGCCGTGCGCCGCGTACTGCCGCGCAACCGTGGGCTGGCGGGCCAGGTGTGGAAAGAGATGAATCAGCAAATCACCAACTACATCCGTGGCAAAGTGCTGGAGATGATTGTCGTCGGCGTCGCCACCTGGATCGGTTTTATCCTGTTTGGTCTCAACTACTCCCTGCTGCTGGCGGTGCTGGTCGGCTTCTCGGTGCTGATCCCTTATATCGGCGCGTTTGTCGTCACCATTCCGGTGGTCGGCGTGGCGCTGTTCCAGTTCGGGCTGGGCACCGAGTTCTGGAGCTGCTTCGCGGTGTATCTGATTATTCAGGGGCTGGACGGCAACCTGCTGGTGCCGGTGCTGTTCTCCGAAGCGGTTAACCTGCATCCGCTGGTGATCATTTTATCGGTGATTATCTTCGGCGGGCTGTGGGGCTTCTGGGGCGTCTTTTTCGCTATTCCGCTGGCAACGTTGATTCAGGCGGTGATCCACGCCTGGCCGGATTCACCGCCGGTGTCAGAAGAGTAA
- the focA gene encoding formate transporter FocA: MDTGNAFDLRLPAEMAKVAEQSGLYKVSKRKELSFFLAITAGVFISIAFVFYITVTAGPAPATALAKLAGGVCFSLGLILVVVCGADLFTSTVLTVMAKASGLISWRQLFTNWVIVYFGNLVGALFFVALIWFGGQAMNSNGLWGLNVLQTADHKMHHTFIEAVCLGTLCNLMVCLAVWMSYSGHTLTDKIMAMLLPIGMFVASGFEHSIANMFLLPLAVIIRDFSPQSFWTAVHSSPDNFPALTISNVITDNLLPVTIGNIIGGGVLVGVTYWIIYLRHQNDTH; encoded by the coding sequence ATGGATACCGGCAACGCGTTTGACCTGCGACTTCCTGCGGAAATGGCAAAAGTCGCCGAGCAGTCTGGATTGTATAAAGTCAGCAAACGAAAAGAGCTGTCGTTCTTCCTCGCAATTACTGCGGGCGTGTTTATCTCGATTGCGTTTGTGTTTTACATCACCGTTACCGCCGGGCCTGCGCCCGCGACTGCGCTGGCGAAGCTGGCGGGCGGCGTCTGTTTTTCCCTCGGGCTGATTCTGGTGGTGGTCTGCGGGGCGGATCTCTTTACCTCAACCGTGCTGACGGTGATGGCAAAAGCCAGCGGGTTGATTAGCTGGCGGCAACTGTTTACCAACTGGGTGATCGTCTATTTCGGCAACCTCGTGGGTGCGCTGTTTTTTGTGGCGTTGATATGGTTTGGCGGCCAGGCCATGAACAGCAACGGCTTGTGGGGGCTGAATGTGTTGCAAACCGCTGACCATAAAATGCACCACACCTTTATCGAAGCGGTGTGTCTGGGCACACTGTGCAATTTGATGGTCTGCCTGGCGGTGTGGATGAGTTATTCCGGGCATACATTGACGGATAAAATCATGGCGATGTTGCTGCCGATCGGCATGTTTGTCGCCAGCGGTTTTGAACACAGTATCGCGAACATGTTTTTGCTGCCGCTGGCGGTGATTATTCGTGACTTCTCACCGCAGAGTTTCTGGACCGCGGTACACAGCTCGCCGGATAACTTTCCGGCGCTGACCATCAGCAATGTGATTACCGATAATCTGCTGCCGGTGACGATTGGCAATATTATCGGCGGCGGCGTGCTGGTAGGGGTGACCTACTGGATTATCTACCTGCGCCATCAGAACGACACGCATTAG